In Chryseobacterium lactis, a single genomic region encodes these proteins:
- the iolB gene encoding 5-deoxy-glucuronate isomerase, which translates to MSLLIQPQKQKIYQSISAESAGWTWLNFETRLMGPLETWTYDTGEHEMVIVLLSGNYKVESNRGNWETGNGRKNVFQGVAHTLYLPRKTQFTLTSTSDTLDIAYCWCKADHDFEPHLITPEKTPSVIFGGDNATRQFNDLIPPGFACSRIVCREVYTPSGNWSSFPAHKHDERIVNDRGQLQEAQLEEIYFYKFQEPEGYAIQQIYTKDDKNPLDEILRARHNDAVLVPKGYHPVAAAHGYHCYYLNFLAGSDQSLANTTDSDYEWIFDSWKQKDPRLPLVTPAMNNQ; encoded by the coding sequence ATGAGTCTTTTAATACAACCTCAAAAACAAAAAATTTACCAAAGTATCTCTGCTGAAAGTGCAGGTTGGACATGGTTAAATTTTGAAACCCGCCTTATGGGTCCACTTGAAACCTGGACCTATGATACGGGAGAACATGAAATGGTTATTGTCCTATTATCCGGCAATTACAAAGTAGAAAGCAACCGGGGAAACTGGGAAACCGGCAATGGAAGAAAAAATGTATTTCAAGGGGTAGCCCATACCCTTTATCTTCCCAGAAAAACACAATTTACCCTTACATCAACCTCTGATACTTTGGATATAGCCTACTGTTGGTGTAAAGCTGATCACGATTTTGAACCTCATCTGATCACTCCCGAAAAAACTCCTTCAGTAATTTTTGGTGGAGACAATGCTACAAGGCAGTTTAATGACCTCATCCCTCCCGGATTTGCCTGCTCCCGAATCGTATGCAGAGAAGTATATACCCCATCCGGAAACTGGAGTTCATTTCCCGCTCATAAACATGACGAAAGAATTGTAAACGACAGAGGCCAATTACAGGAAGCCCAACTGGAAGAAATTTACTTTTATAAATTTCAGGAACCGGAAGGATATGCGATTCAACAGATCTATACCAAAGACGATAAAAATCCGTTAGATGAGATCTTACGGGCAAGACATAATGATGCCGTATTGGTTCCAAAAGGTTATCATCCGGTAGCAGCTGCCCATGGCTACCATTGTTATTATTTAAATTTTCTGGCAGGCTCAGATCAGTCTTTAGCCAATACTACGGACAGCGACTATGAATGGATTTTTGATTCATGGAAACAAAAAGATCCCCGCCTTCCTTTAGTCACTCCTGCCATGAATAATCAGTAA
- a CDS encoding Gfo/Idh/MocA family oxidoreductase — MKKLNIGIVGLGRLGKEYVKNLTYLVPNAHMIAACSIKKEELEYVKDTYNVPNLYSSYEQMLDQQKDMEAVVIVTSTDQHADQIIKAVEAGYHVFCEKPLALNIEDCIRVEKIVAKHADRITMLGFVRRFDASYADAKTKINQGLVGTPYLLRSQTVDKDTFAPFQIEFCTTGGGIFHDYNVHDIDLAHWYLGSRIEKVWALGGAYRFPEFGLAGDADNTAAMCELQNGTMAIVLASRISSFGHNTCTEIFATEGNLKIGDPPVKNMLQISDKYGIRREGMETFFDRFQAAFLTQIQSFVDHVLEKRQPELTMNNATNATLVATALTKSFKEKKPITIADLIS; from the coding sequence ATGAAAAAACTGAATATCGGAATTGTCGGACTGGGAAGACTTGGCAAAGAATATGTAAAAAATCTGACTTATCTGGTTCCCAATGCCCACATGATTGCAGCATGCAGCATCAAAAAAGAAGAACTGGAGTATGTAAAAGATACCTATAATGTTCCCAATCTGTATTCTTCATATGAACAAATGCTCGATCAGCAAAAAGATATGGAAGCTGTAGTGATCGTTACTTCAACAGATCAACATGCTGATCAGATCATTAAAGCTGTTGAAGCCGGTTACCATGTTTTTTGTGAAAAACCTCTTGCCCTTAATATAGAAGATTGTATCCGTGTTGAAAAAATAGTTGCAAAACATGCTGACCGGATTACTATGTTAGGATTCGTAAGAAGATTTGATGCCAGTTATGCTGATGCTAAAACTAAGATCAACCAGGGACTAGTAGGAACCCCTTATTTATTGCGTTCTCAAACCGTAGATAAAGATACTTTTGCTCCGTTTCAAATTGAATTTTGCACCACTGGCGGCGGTATATTTCATGATTATAACGTGCATGACATTGACCTTGCTCATTGGTATCTAGGCTCAAGGATTGAAAAAGTATGGGCCCTGGGAGGGGCTTATAGATTCCCGGAGTTCGGTTTGGCCGGAGATGCAGACAATACAGCGGCTATGTGTGAACTGCAAAACGGAACGATGGCCATAGTATTGGCATCCAGAATTTCCTCTTTCGGTCACAATACCTGTACGGAAATTTTTGCCACAGAAGGGAATTTGAAAATAGGTGATCCTCCAGTAAAAAACATGCTTCAGATTTCAGATAAATATGGTATCCGAAGAGAAGGGATGGAAACATTTTTTGATAGATTTCAAGCTGCATTTTTAACACAAATCCAATCTTTTGTAGATCATGTTTTAGAAAAAAGGCAGCCTGAACTTACCATGAATAATGCAACCAATGCAACTCTGGTAGCTACAGCTCTAACAAAATCTTTCAAAGAGAAAAAACCAATTACTATTGCTGATCTGATCTCTTAG
- the iolC gene encoding 5-dehydro-2-deoxygluconokinase, whose product MKFDLLTFGRASIDLYSKNIGAEFNDIKLLSTAIGGSPVNISVGAQRLGLKTSIVTGVGNDPIGSFIINALQQEKVDVSHVNTIEGTTSTAVVCGIVPPDKFPLVFYRDKAPDNYLSIDMVNTIDFTHYRSFLMTGTALSVEPTRSAAIYATEKARAQGATIFLDIDFRANLWHDVRAFGVTLRQYLPLCDIIMGTEEELLAMGLTESDQVKIKDNAISSPTIEGDINAVIKQVLSSGVKLLLVKTGAKGVSAYYPDGRIENIPGFPVEVVNVLGAGDAFASGFIYGYLQNWDTYQSCRLANACGAWIVTRQGCSNYAPTYEEIIQFIKDKGGF is encoded by the coding sequence ATGAAATTTGATCTATTAACATTTGGACGGGCCAGTATCGATTTATATTCTAAAAATATTGGGGCGGAGTTTAATGATATTAAACTACTCAGCACCGCAATTGGCGGCTCACCAGTCAATATATCTGTAGGAGCACAGAGATTGGGACTTAAAACCAGTATCGTAACAGGCGTTGGAAATGATCCTATAGGTAGTTTCATTATCAATGCTTTACAACAGGAAAAAGTAGATGTTTCGCATGTCAATACAATAGAAGGCACTACAAGTACTGCCGTAGTCTGCGGCATTGTTCCCCCTGACAAGTTCCCGCTGGTATTTTATCGGGATAAAGCTCCTGACAATTACCTTAGTATTGACATGGTAAATACGATAGATTTCACCCATTACAGGTCCTTTTTGATGACTGGTACTGCACTATCTGTTGAGCCTACCCGGAGTGCAGCTATTTATGCTACCGAAAAAGCCAGAGCTCAGGGAGCAACCATTTTTTTAGACATAGATTTTAGAGCTAATTTATGGCATGATGTACGTGCATTCGGAGTTACCCTTCGCCAATACCTGCCTCTTTGTGATATTATTATGGGTACAGAAGAAGAACTTCTGGCAATGGGACTCACAGAGTCTGATCAGGTAAAAATTAAAGACAATGCCATTTCTTCACCTACTATAGAAGGAGATATCAATGCCGTGATTAAACAGGTATTATCTTCCGGAGTCAAACTTTTGTTGGTAAAAACGGGAGCCAAAGGAGTGTCTGCCTATTACCCCGATGGCAGAATAGAAAACATACCCGGGTTTCCTGTAGAAGTCGTAAATGTATTGGGCGCAGGAGATGCATTTGCTTCCGGATTTATTTATGGATATCTTCAAAATTGGGATACTTATCAATCTTGCCGGCTTGCTAACGCTTGTGGCGCCTGGATAGTGACCAGGCAGGGATGTAGTAACTACGCTCCTACCTATGAAGAAATTATCCAATTTATTAAAGATAAAGGAGGCTTTTAA
- a CDS encoding class II fructose-bisphosphate aldolase, translating into MMKINSLTLLKEAYGKFCIPAINVSMPEQVYTLFSTAHKMNAPFIIQTTPAAREYMHPVMLLNYVKAAAKIYPDVLFALHLDHGDESHIYHAIESGEYTSVMIDASHDPLEKNIERTKLVSTRAHLKNISVEAELGVLSGVEDHLNIEEENALYTNPADVEYFVKEAGCDSLAVAVGTSHGAYKFSGGKGLRFDLLKDIQRRVPGFPIVLHGASSIDIDEVKRINATGGKIKEDAKGITEEEIRKAIPYGICKLNIATDLRILWIRVFREYFQNHPDQLDPLKPGIQYIEELKKLFEKKFEILGNSNKTQLYKKHL; encoded by the coding sequence ATGATGAAAATTAATTCACTTACCCTTTTAAAAGAAGCTTACGGGAAGTTTTGTATCCCTGCAATTAACGTTTCCATGCCCGAGCAGGTGTATACTTTATTTAGTACGGCACATAAAATGAATGCGCCATTTATTATTCAAACAACTCCTGCTGCAAGAGAATATATGCACCCCGTAATGCTTCTTAATTATGTAAAGGCAGCTGCAAAAATATATCCCGATGTTCTTTTTGCTCTACATCTGGATCATGGTGATGAATCTCATATCTATCATGCTATTGAGTCGGGTGAATACACCTCTGTAATGATTGATGCCTCTCATGATCCTTTGGAAAAAAATATTGAGCGGACAAAGCTGGTCTCTACCAGGGCTCATCTTAAAAATATTTCTGTAGAAGCAGAACTTGGAGTGCTGAGCGGTGTAGAAGATCATTTGAATATAGAAGAAGAGAATGCCCTATACACCAATCCTGCTGACGTGGAATATTTTGTAAAAGAAGCAGGATGTGACAGTCTCGCCGTTGCGGTAGGTACAAGCCATGGTGCCTATAAATTCTCTGGAGGCAAAGGTCTTCGTTTTGATCTTTTAAAAGATATTCAGAGAAGAGTGCCCGGATTCCCGATTGTTTTGCATGGTGCTTCTTCCATAGATATCGACGAGGTAAAACGAATTAATGCTACCGGAGGAAAGATCAAAGAAGATGCGAAAGGAATAACTGAGGAAGAAATAAGAAAAGCTATCCCCTATGGGATATGCAAACTGAATATCGCTACCGATCTCAGAATATTATGGATAAGAGTATTCAGAGAATATTTCCAGAACCATCCTGATCAATTGGATCCATTAAAACCAGGCATTCAATATATAGAAGAATTAAAAAAACTGTTCGAAAAAAAATTTGAGATACTCGGCAACAGCAATAAAACACAACTTTATAAAAAACACTTATGA
- a CDS encoding CoA-acylating methylmalonate-semialdehyde dehydrogenase, with product MMKKIENYINGAWESSISTQYTSVHNPATQEIIAQVPNGPDTIKDVNKAVQYAHQAYLEWKDVPAMKRVQPLFKMKTLLENHQEEIAKLITNECGKTFTESLGEIQRAIENIEVACATYVLNQSEFSENIAPGIDEFMIRQPLGVCACITPFNFPGMIPFWFLPYAIATGNAFILKSSEKVPTTMQYVFDLIHQHIDLPKGLLSLVHGGKESVDALLQHPDVKAISFVGSTPIAKYIYSEGAKYGKRVQAQGGAKNPVVIMPDADIDMTTKIITDSVFGCAGQRCLAASLIITIGDNKNIKEALIEAAKSRKVGYGLEDGIEMGPVISQESKTRIEGLIKKGVNEGANLLVDGTQKGVSGFDKGNFLYPTILENVPLDKEIISTEIFGPVMSLLNFKSMDDSIRFINSGRYGNMACIFTQDGLSARKFRSEAMAGNIGINVGVAAPVAQFPFSGWKESFFGDLHAQGRHGIEFYTQTKVVIERWPKTWSRTF from the coding sequence ATGATGAAAAAAATAGAAAATTACATCAACGGAGCATGGGAAAGCAGTATTTCCACACAATATACTTCAGTACACAATCCTGCCACTCAGGAAATTATCGCACAAGTTCCTAATGGTCCGGATACCATAAAGGATGTTAATAAAGCTGTACAATATGCTCATCAAGCTTATCTTGAATGGAAAGATGTTCCTGCAATGAAGAGAGTACAGCCGCTTTTTAAAATGAAAACATTATTAGAAAACCATCAGGAGGAGATTGCAAAGCTTATTACCAATGAGTGCGGAAAAACCTTTACGGAATCTTTAGGTGAAATACAACGTGCAATTGAAAATATTGAGGTTGCATGTGCCACCTATGTTCTTAATCAATCTGAGTTTTCAGAAAACATAGCTCCGGGAATAGATGAGTTCATGATCAGGCAGCCATTAGGGGTATGTGCTTGTATTACGCCATTTAATTTTCCGGGAATGATCCCTTTCTGGTTTCTTCCCTATGCTATTGCTACGGGGAATGCTTTTATTTTAAAATCTTCAGAAAAAGTACCTACCACCATGCAATATGTATTTGATCTTATTCACCAACATATAGATTTGCCTAAAGGTCTTCTAAGTCTGGTACACGGTGGAAAAGAATCTGTGGATGCTTTACTGCAACATCCGGATGTGAAAGCCATTAGTTTCGTAGGCTCAACTCCAATAGCCAAATACATCTACTCTGAGGGTGCAAAATATGGAAAACGCGTACAAGCGCAGGGTGGAGCAAAAAACCCCGTCGTTATTATGCCTGATGCTGATATTGATATGACGACTAAAATCATTACAGATTCAGTATTTGGCTGCGCCGGGCAACGTTGTCTTGCCGCCTCTCTTATCATTACAATCGGAGACAACAAAAATATCAAAGAAGCTTTGATTGAAGCAGCAAAATCCAGAAAAGTAGGCTATGGATTGGAAGATGGAATAGAAATGGGGCCCGTAATTTCTCAGGAAAGTAAAACAAGAATTGAAGGACTTATTAAAAAAGGAGTTAATGAAGGCGCTAATCTTCTGGTAGATGGAACCCAGAAAGGGGTTTCCGGGTTTGATAAAGGCAACTTCCTCTACCCTACTATTTTAGAAAATGTTCCATTAGATAAAGAGATTATTTCTACGGAGATCTTTGGACCGGTAATGAGTCTGCTCAATTTCAAATCTATGGATGATTCCATTCGGTTTATTAACAGTGGACGTTATGGCAATATGGCTTGTATTTTCACTCAAGACGGTCTTTCAGCCAGGAAATTCCGAAGTGAAGCAATGGCAGGTAATATAGGAATTAATGTAGGTGTGGCCGCTCCGGTAGCTCAATTTCCTTTTTCGGGATGGAAAGAATCTTTCTTTGGCGATCTTCACGCACAGGGACGCCATGGAATTGAATTTTATACCCAAACAAAAGTAGTGATTGAACGCTGGCCTAAAACCTGGTCAAGAACATTTTAG
- a CDS encoding NAD(P)H-dependent oxidoreductase, which produces MNFLNKMKSRYTVKKYNPQETVSEEKIQQLKEILQLSPSSINSQPWNFIFVNNDSKVKDQLAEASYWNKEKVLESSHLIIFQALKNPEDFEKQIEGVLPEGSVNYYNNFVKPKGETGIKSWLKHQVYLSLGVFLSACADMEIDSTPMEGIEPDKYDQILNNEKYETLFAVAIGKRDETDANQPKFNPKTRLKTEKVIVEA; this is translated from the coding sequence ATGAATTTTTTAAACAAAATGAAATCGAGATATACTGTAAAAAAGTATAATCCACAAGAAACAGTAAGTGAAGAGAAAATCCAGCAGCTTAAAGAAATTCTGCAATTGAGTCCTTCTTCGATCAATAGCCAGCCATGGAATTTTATTTTCGTAAATAATGATTCTAAAGTAAAAGATCAATTGGCGGAGGCCTCTTACTGGAACAAAGAAAAAGTATTGGAAAGCAGCCATTTAATTATTTTCCAAGCACTTAAAAATCCGGAAGATTTTGAAAAACAAATTGAAGGGGTTCTACCTGAAGGATCTGTAAATTATTACAACAACTTTGTAAAGCCAAAAGGAGAAACAGGAATCAAGTCTTGGCTAAAACACCAGGTTTATTTATCATTAGGAGTATTTCTTTCTGCCTGCGCTGATATGGAAATAGATTCTACTCCCATGGAAGGTATTGAACCTGATAAATATGATCAAATTCTGAACAATGAAAAATACGAGACTCTTTTTGCAGTTGCTATTGGTAAAAGAGATGAAACAGACGCCAATCAGCCGAAATTCAATCCAAAGACGAGGCTGAAAACTGAAAAAGTAATTGTGGAAGCATAA
- a CDS encoding winged helix-turn-helix transcriptional regulator codes for MYTIDNKEYPCCTSVTMKFIGGKWKAVILHHLIDGAKRYSEVRKSIPTITERTLSLQLKQLEEDGIVNRTVFTEKPPLVVEYELTEFGKTLLPVLEAITKWGIEAPVISKKIIRN; via the coding sequence ATGTATACAATTGATAATAAAGAATACCCTTGTTGTACCAGTGTTACCATGAAGTTTATCGGGGGGAAATGGAAAGCGGTTATTTTACATCATTTAATTGATGGTGCTAAAAGATACAGTGAAGTAAGAAAATCTATTCCTACGATTACGGAGAGGACATTAAGCTTGCAGCTTAAGCAGCTGGAGGAAGATGGTATTGTAAACAGAACCGTTTTTACAGAAAAACCTCCCTTAGTGGTTGAATATGAATTGACAGAATTTGGAAAAACCTTATTGCCTGTTTTAGAGGCGATCACAAAATGGGGAATAGAAGCTCCGGTGATATCAAAAAAAATAATCAGGAATTAA
- the iolD gene encoding 3D-(3,5/4)-trihydroxycyclohexane-1,2-dione acylhydrolase (decyclizing): MDTKRLTVAQATIEFLKKQYTKRDGKEQPFFAGCFGIFGHGNVAGFGEALKQNPDFTYYQTRHEQAMVHTAAAYAKMKNRLQTFACTTSIGPGALNMITAAAGATINRLPVLLLPGDFFATRSASPLLQQLESGHTQDISVNDCFKPISKYWDRIQRPEQLTSSLLEAMRVLTSPAETGAVTLAFPHDVQTEAYDFPMHLFQKRIWYIPRPLPDFQLLKHAISLIRKSKKPMIVAGGGVIYSEAEEELKSFSEQFGIPVVETYAGKGSLHYEHPFNLGAIGGTGTKGANKIAEEADLVIGIGTRYGDFMSASKSAWKNPEVTFININITEIDVFKHSAVPLQGDAREILKVVRKALGNYHTEKKYVEKIHAYHSEWDKIVAKAYSCENPDAPVQAEYIGALNDFIDDQDVVLCAAGSLPGDLHKLWRTKSSKSFHLEYGNSCMGYEIPGGLGAKMASPDREIYVMCGDATYLMMPSDLITTLQEGYKITIILINNSGYASIGGLSQSVGEEGFGTYFKYRNKETGQLDGPPLMTDLAKNAESLGATVFRPQNMDEFKDSLVKAKNNTETTVIYVETIRDRKLQGYAYSWWEVPIPEISVFPEVIEARKQYELNKKQQQQYIKPNQY, encoded by the coding sequence ATGGACACAAAAAGATTAACTGTAGCACAGGCTACGATTGAGTTTTTAAAAAAACAGTATACAAAAAGAGATGGAAAAGAGCAGCCATTTTTTGCAGGATGTTTCGGAATTTTTGGACATGGAAATGTGGCTGGATTTGGAGAAGCTTTGAAGCAGAATCCCGATTTCACATATTATCAGACCCGCCATGAACAGGCGATGGTTCATACGGCTGCAGCCTATGCAAAGATGAAGAACAGGTTACAAACATTTGCCTGCACAACTTCCATTGGCCCTGGAGCTCTCAATATGATTACTGCAGCTGCAGGAGCCACTATTAACCGACTTCCCGTCTTATTGCTTCCGGGGGACTTTTTTGCAACCCGCTCAGCTTCTCCATTACTGCAACAATTAGAATCGGGTCATACTCAGGATATTTCAGTGAACGATTGCTTTAAACCGATTTCAAAATACTGGGATCGCATTCAACGTCCGGAGCAGCTTACTTCGTCTTTACTGGAAGCGATGAGAGTTCTTACCTCGCCGGCAGAGACCGGTGCTGTTACCCTAGCTTTTCCACATGATGTACAAACGGAAGCTTATGATTTTCCTATGCACCTTTTTCAGAAAAGAATCTGGTATATCCCAAGACCTCTACCGGATTTTCAATTATTAAAGCATGCCATCAGCCTTATCAGAAAATCAAAAAAGCCAATGATTGTCGCTGGAGGAGGAGTCATCTATTCTGAAGCAGAAGAAGAATTAAAATCTTTTTCAGAGCAATTTGGAATTCCGGTTGTTGAAACGTATGCAGGAAAAGGATCACTTCATTATGAACATCCATTTAATCTTGGAGCAATAGGAGGTACAGGGACTAAGGGAGCCAATAAAATTGCAGAAGAAGCAGATCTAGTCATTGGAATAGGCACCCGTTACGGAGATTTTATGTCAGCATCAAAATCAGCCTGGAAAAATCCGGAGGTTACTTTTATTAATATCAACATTACAGAAATCGATGTTTTTAAGCATAGCGCTGTTCCTTTACAGGGGGATGCAAGAGAAATCCTGAAAGTAGTAAGGAAAGCATTAGGTAATTACCATACAGAAAAAAAATATGTGGAAAAAATTCATGCATACCACAGTGAATGGGACAAGATTGTAGCAAAGGCATATTCATGTGAAAATCCTGATGCCCCAGTTCAGGCAGAATATATTGGAGCTCTCAATGATTTTATAGATGATCAGGATGTTGTTTTATGTGCAGCCGGTTCTCTGCCGGGAGATCTTCATAAACTATGGAGGACTAAAAGTTCAAAAAGCTTTCATCTTGAATACGGAAATTCTTGTATGGGATATGAAATTCCAGGTGGACTTGGCGCTAAAATGGCCTCTCCTGATCGGGAAATATATGTTATGTGTGGTGATGCTACTTATCTCATGATGCCTTCTGACCTGATCACCACTTTGCAGGAAGGATACAAAATCACAATCATACTCATCAACAATAGTGGCTATGCTTCTATTGGAGGTCTTTCTCAATCTGTGGGTGAAGAAGGATTCGGAACTTATTTTAAATATAGAAATAAAGAGACAGGACAACTTGACGGGCCGCCACTAATGACAGATCTGGCAAAAAATGCAGAAAGCCTGGGAGCAACAGTTTTCCGACCACAAAATATGGATGAGTTTAAAGACAGTCTTGTGAAAGCCAAAAACAATACGGAGACAACTGTTATTTATGTAGAGACCATCCGGGATAGAAAACTTCAGGGCTACGCTTACTCGTGGTGGGAAGTGCCCATCCCTGAAATATCAGTTTTTCCGGAAGTCATTGAAGCCAGAAAACAGTATGAATTAAATAAAAAACAGCAACAGCAGTATATAAAGCCTAACCAATACTAA
- a CDS encoding substrate-binding domain-containing protein → MTIKEIARLANVSPGTVDRILHNRGGVSESTEKRVTEIIEQAGGFKPNVIARNLALNKIYQVAVLMPLFNAASPFWEYPKRGVLKAIEEVSSYGMKVSVSYFDEFNVDSYSKELDKILKNKNLDGIIIASHFVKETQERSDILNALNIPYLFLNVPLKGFNNVSFVGQDSFGSGRLAAQLFHIARNTEKPRVLIMEVLEDFENYYGLDQRVKGFMSFFADYESHVKVEKIRVPNKNTKQFYKLLGDSLDIYKDAGGIFFPSNAVTKAGRYFETHGIKLDMIVGYDVTEENRKFLNKDIITFLIGQEPFQQGYKSVKLMFEHLVHGENLNKVYMSPIHIITKENLEYYMH, encoded by the coding sequence TTGACAATCAAGGAAATCGCCCGATTAGCTAACGTTTCCCCCGGAACAGTTGATCGTATACTGCATAATAGAGGAGGAGTATCAGAAAGTACTGAAAAAAGAGTAACGGAAATCATTGAACAGGCGGGAGGGTTCAAACCTAATGTTATTGCGCGAAATCTTGCTCTGAATAAAATATATCAGGTGGCCGTTTTGATGCCCTTGTTTAATGCTGCCAGTCCATTTTGGGAATATCCTAAAAGAGGAGTTCTTAAAGCTATTGAGGAGGTTTCCAGTTATGGAATGAAAGTTTCCGTGTCCTATTTTGATGAATTTAATGTAGATTCTTACAGCAAAGAATTAGACAAAATTCTGAAGAATAAAAATCTGGATGGGATTATCATTGCTTCACATTTTGTTAAAGAAACGCAGGAAAGAAGTGATATACTGAATGCTCTTAATATTCCTTACCTATTTTTAAACGTTCCTTTGAAAGGATTTAATAATGTCTCTTTTGTAGGACAGGATTCATTCGGAAGCGGGCGTCTAGCAGCCCAACTTTTTCATATTGCAAGAAATACGGAGAAGCCAAGAGTTTTAATCATGGAGGTCCTGGAAGATTTTGAAAATTATTATGGACTGGATCAACGTGTAAAGGGGTTTATGAGCTTTTTCGCAGATTACGAGTCTCATGTGAAAGTTGAAAAAATAAGAGTTCCGAACAAGAATACTAAGCAATTTTATAAATTACTTGGAGATAGTCTGGATATCTATAAAGATGCCGGCGGGATATTCTTTCCATCCAATGCGGTAACTAAAGCAGGACGATATTTTGAAACACACGGGATAAAATTAGATATGATCGTCGGGTATGATGTGACTGAAGAAAATAGAAAGTTTCTGAATAAAGATATCATCACTTTTCTAATTGGTCAGGAACCCTTTCAACAAGGTTATAAAAGTGTTAAACTTATGTTCGAGCATCTTGTACACGGTGAAAACCTGAACAAGGTTTATATGTCTCCCATTCATATTATAACCAAAGAAAACCTGGAATATTACATGCATTGA
- the iolE gene encoding myo-inosose-2 dehydratase encodes MIQLGIAPIGWTNDDMPELGKDITFEQCISEMALAGYTGCEVGNKYPEDPSVLKKHLDIRGLTICNQWFSYQLTTQSYEQVKQGFIKQLNFLKHFNSKIVGGAECGNTIHGEYNTAITQRKKASDEDWKKLTNGLNELGKIALNDFGMHLSYHHHMGTMVQTIDETERLLNETKEKYVQLNYDCGHFDFANEDPVEALQKFISRTAHIHFKDVRKNIKEQVYKENLSFLQAVKLGIYTVPGDGNLDMQALAKIIHENQYKGWIVVEAEQDPAKANPFEYAQKGYQFMKDILKF; translated from the coding sequence ATGATACAATTAGGAATTGCTCCCATCGGCTGGACTAATGATGACATGCCTGAACTGGGGAAAGACATTACTTTCGAACAGTGTATCAGCGAAATGGCTCTGGCAGGCTATACAGGCTGTGAAGTAGGAAACAAATATCCTGAAGATCCCTCTGTTTTAAAAAAACATCTCGACATAAGAGGACTTACTATTTGTAACCAATGGTTCAGTTACCAACTGACAACTCAATCTTATGAACAGGTAAAACAGGGTTTTATCAAGCAACTGAATTTTTTAAAACATTTCAATTCAAAAATAGTAGGCGGTGCAGAGTGTGGAAATACCATTCATGGAGAATACAACACGGCTATCACGCAACGAAAAAAAGCTTCAGATGAAGACTGGAAGAAGCTCACCAACGGATTGAACGAACTTGGAAAAATCGCCCTGAACGATTTCGGAATGCATCTCTCATACCATCATCATATGGGTACAATGGTACAAACTATCGATGAAACCGAGCGTCTATTGAACGAAACAAAAGAAAAATATGTACAACTTAATTATGATTGTGGGCACTTCGATTTTGCCAATGAAGATCCGGTAGAAGCATTGCAGAAATTCATAAGCCGTACGGCACATATTCATTTTAAAGATGTAAGAAAAAATATCAAAGAGCAGGTATATAAGGAGAACTTAAGTTTTTTGCAGGCCGTAAAACTGGGAATATATACCGTGCCCGGTGATGGGAATCTTGATATGCAGGCTCTAGCTAAAATTATTCATGAGAACCAATACAAAGGCTGGATTGTGGTGGAAGCCGAACAGGACCCAGCTAAAGCCAATCCTTTTGAATATGCCCAAAAAGGATATCAATTCATGAAAGACATTTTAAAATTCTAA